In the Xanthobacteraceae bacterium genome, ACACGGCGATCACGCCGGGCGCGGCCTTCGCAGCGGTCAGATCGAAACCGTTGATTTTCGCGTGCGCGTAGGGCGAACGCAGGAATGCGATGTGCGCGAGGCGGGGCAGGCGCACGTCGTCGACGTACGTTCCGCGGCCCTGCACCAGACGCTTCGCGTTCGGGCGTGGCACCGAGCGTCCGATATAGCTGTTCGGCCGGTCGAGGAAAGTGAGATTGCTGTCCTGCGCGCTCATCGGCTTTTCCCGGTCCGGCGCGTCTTAGCGACCTTCTCGATCGCATCGACGACGGAGTGATAGCCGGTGCAGCGGCAGTAATTGCCGGAGATGGCGTCCCGGATTTCGTCGCGCGTGGGCGAGGCATTCTGTTCGAGCAGTTCGGCGGCGGTGGTCAGCATGCCCGGCGTGCAGAAGCCGCATTGCAGTGCGTTGCGATTGACGAATTCTTCCTGAAGGTCGGCGATGACGCCGCTGTCGGTAAGGCCTTCGATGGTCTCGACTTTCGCGCCATCGGCCTGCACTGCAAGGATCAGGCAGCCGCGGATTGCCTTGCCGTTGACGCGGATCGTGCAGGCGCCGCATACGCCATGCTCGCAACCGATATGCGATCCGGTGAGACCGAGGTCTTCGCGCAGGAAGTCGATGAGGTGCGTGCGCGCAGCGACCTGCCGCGTGACGCGCTCGCCGTTCACCGTCATGGTGATGGATTGCGAGAAGCTCAGAACCGGAACATTCATCGCCGTCACGCCGCTTCGATGGAAGTCATCACGCGCTTCAGCAGCACGCGGGCGAATTGCATTTTTGTCTGCGACGAGTTTTCCGAATCCGGCGGCGGCGAGAGGTCATCGCCGAGCGCGGCTTGCGCGTCCTCGATGCTGCCGCCCTTGAGCAGCACGCTCGCGGCTTTTTCCGCGAGCATCGCGTGATCGCCGACGCTGAAATAGGCGAGGCGCAGCGCAGTCCATTTGCCGTTGTTCTGCGTTCCCTGTACGGCGAGGCCGACTGTCGCGTAGTCGCCGTGACGGCGCACCAGTTCGGAGAAACCGGACTTCGCACCGGCGGCAGGAACGGGAATCTCGATTGCGGTTAGCACTTCGTTATGTTCGAGCGCGGTTTCGAACAACCCTTTGAAATATTTCTCGATGGGAATTCGCCGTTCGCCGTTCTTGCCGGTAGCGACGATGGTCGCGCCAAGTGCGAGGCAACATGCCGGATGCTCTGTGGCGGGATCGGACAACGCCAGCGAACCGCCGATGGTGCCGCGGTTGCGAATCGCCATGTGCGCGATATGCGGCACCGCCTTCGCGATCAGCGGCAGTTTTTGCGCGATCAATGGCGACGCGCCGAGTTCAGCGTGGCGCACCAGCGCGCCAATGCGGATGACGCCGTTCGCTTCCGAAATGGAAGAGAGGCCATCGATCCCGTTGATGTCGATGAGTAGGGAAGGGCTGGAAAGACGCATGTTCAGGCCCGTAATCAGGCTCTGGCCGCCCGCAAGCAGCTTCGCGTCGTCGTATCGGTCCAGCCAGTCTATCGCTTCTGGCAGGGATCCGGGCTTGACGTAGGCCACATCTGGCGCTTTCACGTCGTCCTCCCCAAGGCAGCAGTTGTACATCCGCTGCCGCTTATTTATCTTTTGATAATTAGAACGTCGCCATCGCCTCCTGTCAACGACAACCCTGAAATGCCTCCAAAATCGAAACGCCGCACCGCACAACGCAAACGGATGAGTCCGGCTGAGCGCAAGCACAGCATCGCCGAGGGTGCGATCAGGTTTTTCGCGGAGAAGGGGATCGACGGCCAGACGCGTGAGCTTGCAAAGCGCCTCGGCATCACGCAGCCGCTTCTCTATCGTTATTTTCCGAGCAAGGAAGACCTGATCGAGCAGGTCTATGAAGACCTCTACCTCAAGCGCTGGAAAGCGGACTGGGAATACTTGATCGCCGACCGTTCGCTCTCCATCGGCGAGCGCTTCCGGCGCTTCGAGAAGGATTACCAGAAAACCATCCTAACCTACGACTGGCTAAGGATTTTCTTCTCCGCAGGCCTGAACGGGTTCGCGCTGCCGAGCCGCTATTTGGGCCGGGTTCGCGAGCGCATCTTCACGCCCGCACTCGCCGAGTTTCGCCGCGAATACGGTTTCCCGCCACCGGAAGAACTGCCGCTGTCCGATAGCGAATACGAATTGCTCTACGGGATTCACGGCGCGCTCGTTTATGTCGGCGTGCGGCGTTACATCTACAACATGAAGGTCGAGGACGATCAGGATGCAATCTTCGACATCGTGCTGGATGCGTTTCTGGTAGGTCTGCCGCCGATCATGCGCCGCATCGTTGACGCGCAGATCGCAAACCGGAAAACTGCAAGGTCAAGAGCACTGCACCGCGAGAGCCGGACACGGAAGCGAAAGTAATCCGGCGATAAACAAGAATAAAAGGGGAGTTCGATGCTGCAATTTCTTTCGCACTATAACGTGCGCACGCGTAAAACTACCGAAACCCGCGACTTTTACGTGAAAGTACTGGGCCTTCGCGAAGGGCCGCGGCCGCAATTTCCGTTCCCGGGTCACTGGATGTATTGCGGCGATGCCGATGTTCTGCACATCGCAGGCATCGTGGATGGCGATCCCGGCCTGCAACAATATCTCGGCGATCGCGGCGCGGAAGCCGAACTGACCGGTGGTGGTGCCATCGACCATGTCGCTTTCACCGCGAAAGACGCGGTTACGATGGCGAAGCATTTCGTGGCGAACAAGGTTCCCGCCCGTCACCGCCGCGTGCCGAACATGGATCTCTACCAGATCTTTCTGGAAGACCCGAACGGCATCACCATCGAATTGAACTTCCCCGGCGAAAACCCGCCAGCCGATATTCCCGGAGCCTGAAAGGGCGTTCGCTCCCATGACGTATGCGCGGCGGCGAGCAGTAGTCGTCGGCGGTTCGCTGGCCGGGTTGTTCGCGGGACTATTCCTGCGGCGCACCGGCTGGGATGTAACCGTGCATGAACGCGTGGGGAGCGAACTCGGCTCGCGTGGTGCAGGCA is a window encoding:
- a CDS encoding (2Fe-2S)-binding protein; its protein translation is MNVPVLSFSQSITMTVNGERVTRQVAARTHLIDFLREDLGLTGSHIGCEHGVCGACTIRVNGKAIRGCLILAVQADGAKVETIEGLTDSGVIADLQEEFVNRNALQCGFCTPGMLTTAAELLEQNASPTRDEIRDAISGNYCRCTGYHSVVDAIEKVAKTRRTGKSR
- a CDS encoding VOC family protein — its product is MLQFLSHYNVRTRKTTETRDFYVKVLGLREGPRPQFPFPGHWMYCGDADVLHIAGIVDGDPGLQQYLGDRGAEAELTGGGAIDHVAFTAKDAVTMAKHFVANKVPARHRRVPNMDLYQIFLEDPNGITIELNFPGENPPADIPGA
- a CDS encoding xanthine dehydrogenase family protein subunit M, producing MKAPDVAYVKPGSLPEAIDWLDRYDDAKLLAGGQSLITGLNMRLSSPSLLIDINGIDGLSSISEANGVIRIGALVRHAELGASPLIAQKLPLIAKAVPHIAHMAIRNRGTIGGSLALSDPATEHPACCLALGATIVATGKNGERRIPIEKYFKGLFETALEHNEVLTAIEIPVPAAGAKSGFSELVRRHGDYATVGLAVQGTQNNGKWTALRLAYFSVGDHAMLAEKAASVLLKGGSIEDAQAALGDDLSPPPDSENSSQTKMQFARVLLKRVMTSIEAA
- a CDS encoding TetR/AcrR family transcriptional regulator; the protein is MPPKSKRRTAQRKRMSPAERKHSIAEGAIRFFAEKGIDGQTRELAKRLGITQPLLYRYFPSKEDLIEQVYEDLYLKRWKADWEYLIADRSLSIGERFRRFEKDYQKTILTYDWLRIFFSAGLNGFALPSRYLGRVRERIFTPALAEFRREYGFPPPEELPLSDSEYELLYGIHGALVYVGVRRYIYNMKVEDDQDAIFDIVLDAFLVGLPPIMRRIVDAQIANRKTARSRALHRESRTRKRK